Within the Eleginops maclovinus isolate JMC-PN-2008 ecotype Puerto Natales chromosome 5, JC_Emac_rtc_rv5, whole genome shotgun sequence genome, the region actgttctagtggtaaatactgagaagtgtttcaaaaataacgcttgatgtggtttggaacataatatggcatttaatcacggcagcCTTTATCTGAGtttctcccagtagaaaacgttcacagaggagagagctgcatgatgctgcaaaggggcgtggccagcttcaggtccgctcaaatttaaagcgacagtcatagaatcagcacttcaggaacacagctgaaatagagggggatgtggcatgctacaatgggtgatctgtttggtattttgcgcaaaacacttcacagacaagttttgtatagatattgccctacaatatattttcaaatatagtttaataggagacctttaatagTTATATAACCACTGACATACTTAACCTTTTTCATCTTTTAGAGCACATGTCAATAAAAGGATTTGTTCACTCAGAAATGAGTAGCCTATCTCCTGGATAATGAATAAGTGCCTCTGTTCTTAAAATGACAATCAAGACATAAGGAAAAAGAGTATTGCTTTGGGTTTGAATCTTGAAAGCAGTGACTAAGCACCGTTAAAACTGTGCCGTAATTCATGATAAAAGCGAGAGATTTCAAAACAATACCAAAGTTTGTGTTGCCAATTTGATTGTTTTGGGGCATCCTAAAATGAGTATTTCCCAAAAGTGTTCAATCTGAAAATtcagttattttagttttgtgaGGCAGGAAACCATTCTTCTAAGTTACTGAAAATGCTATTTAACCAgataaaagttatttaaaactaGTGTAATTTCAACACCATCCATAAACATCCTGATGTTGATTTTGAAGCAGGGTACAATGACCAAAACCTTCAAACCCACACAAAAAAGATTTCAGTGATTAAAACAACAGCATCATAACCTGTTGTTCACTGTGGTGTCTCTTTACAACCACATGGGGGAGCTTGTACAACAGATAACCAGAAACCCTGTTCCACATTACAGTTAGATGGGCTTCAGTGCCTCCTCCTGGTGTTTTTGTGTCAAGTGCCTCTCTGTCCACACTTCTTGTTTTGTCCCTCCCTTTCACCTtgcatccctgtgtctgtttgtcGGTGTGAGGGAGTCTGCGTTGTATGTCCTTGTTACCATGGACGGATTTACATGTTTAGGCACCCAGGGCAATAATAAGCCGCTTTGTGTTCAACTTCCTGTCAAGTACAGAACAGACGTCAGCTTCACCACATTTTGTATAAAGCGTTGCCATGGTTGCTTGGCAAGTTAATGTAGGGATTCACTTCCTTTAGCAACAACAGGAGGTCAGAAATATACCTAAAAATAAATCCCAGGAAGATTTGGATTATTGAACATCGTCATCTAGTTGTTCtcaattatattaaatatgcTTGATTTATGAAGTGCCCTGGTAGCTGAATCCATAAAGTGCCTGTAACAACAATGTCCACGGTGTCAGTCCCCTATCAGTCCCCAGGTTTGCTATCTCAGGGTTCTGGTGAAATGTCTCAACAAAACCATCTTTAAATATTCACTGCTAAATAAACGACATATAATACGAAACAGCACACTGTGTCATCAGTCtgattcaaatgttgttgtgGGGTTTTTTCGCCTCAAACAGCCATAGCACCGTGCAGGTGTTAGCTTCAAGCTAGTGAGCAACAAGACGGCCTCACTCATGGATGTAGGcctcaatgtgtttgtgttagcgTAGCCTATGAATGAACAAAGAACTCACCAAAATCTCTGGATCCAGTCCTTTCGTGTCCTCTTATCTCAGTATGAAGTAGGTCTAGAAACCAAAACGTTAAGTGTGATGTTTTGCTCAAGATGAAGCATGTTTAACTCACACCGAGACGCCCAGAGCGAAGCTGAACCTGCGTTTCCAAAAAGTATGGAGAGTGCAACCGCTGCATCTGAaaacttaaaacacacataactaGATTTCCACACTGGATATAGGATCACTGTGTGTTACACAATCCATTACACACATCATGAATACGTTATACCCATCGTGTTACACGGTTATCAAACGTCTGAGTGTTGCAGGTTCAACAGTCAACAGCCATGTTAAAGGTTCGGTGAGGCtatgagctaaatgctaacgtcgGTATGCTAACAGAGACGAAACTAACATGCAAATGTTTAATATCGTTGTGATTTTTACAACGTTCATCATCTTACTGTAGTTCAATGTATTAGAATCTTCTACACcaaaattgaattaaatgtggACCTACAGCTGATGCTGATAGGAATGTCATAGTTTGCAGATTTTCAAGCATAAACTTTATACATTTCATGAATGTTGATGGcagtataaaaaatatatgttttaataatttagTTATCTCCTTGTCTCTGATAATCCATTCAATAGAAATATTTAGTGTAAAGATATTTCAGTCTTGACAAAATGGGTGGACGGACCAAGCCTTGACCAATGACAACACTTGACATTTCTTTGCATGTCAAAAACTAATTGTCTCCAAAGTATAACCAGGATTTAAGATACCCCAGGTCTGGGGCCATGCAAGTTAGAAAGAAAAAGCAACCGCCCAGGTTTAGATCCAAAATTAAGAAAAATTAGATCTGATTGATCTTGTCTAATCAGATTCAGATTGTCATCATTGTGGCTGGGATTTTTTAACgtatggatgtataaagagaatcAAAGAATAAGGTTGAGTCAGTGAGAAAATTTGCAATCTAGACGAAACAGAGACAATTCAAGCATTGACAAGTTTAACTCTTGTTTATTGGGTGCTTTGTTCATCCACACTATTGCAAAGTGTTTGTATCTAATGATAAGAGTAATTATAAAGTGCTTGTTCTTCAACTGTGTTTGACAAACCGTTTGCTGTTTCTTGGCTAAAGATTTGGTTGGTTTGAACTTATCGTCcatcatgaaataaaaagctttttatcAAATGTGATAATTAACAGAACTCAGGCAAGAAGGCAAAAGCtcaaaattcataaataatttatttttacagacaAAATAAGTGTGTTGAAGTTCGAGCATGTGCACCATGCTGCCTTTAAAATAAGTGAAGTTCCCATAACATTTATGTATTTGATGCATAAccattttaaaattaaacaaaagcaTATCATATTTACAAAAACTGAATGGAAATCAAGAGCAAAACGCTTGACATAACTGTATATCATACACTGTCatactgaataaaacaagaaagcAATAAAATGTTCAAGATACCTCATGATTTGAGAGAAATACCTGGTCATCATATTTAAAAGTAGATGAGCTGTGCGTTGTTTAGATGCTGATGTTACAACTGAAAGTTTATAATgtctgaaacaaaagaaagttaTAAGCTAAAGCTGAGTggattttgtgaaaaaaatgaccATTTCATCCTCtagaaatacaattataatttcATCCTCCATCTTTAATTTGTACATTAGTTCACTTTGGTTGGATGCACACGGACAAAGAAGAAACAATTGACAGGGCAGCCATGATCAATGATTAGACCCCTGACTCTCTGCTAATGTATAAAGGTAGGGTGGGCTGTAGTCTGTCAAGGCTGATCTGATTCTCCGtgtccaaaacacacagcatcTCCACCTTCTGCTCCTCCACAAATGTTTCTTTGAAACCCAAATGAATGTCCTCTCTCATTTTTACCTCTCTGTCACTTCTGATGTTCAGGCTCCCTGCCTCCTCTTTCACATTCTCCTCATCCTCGTCATCCCCGCAGCACAAAGCTACCTCATTCTCATAGCAGAAAGCGCTGGGGGAGTGAGGGCCCATCAGATGGCGGGCTGCCCTCTTGGGAAATGGTGATGGAGATCGGGAGTAACTCGAGCTGGAGGATGAGGACTGCCCACCACGACCCTTCATCTGACTCAGTTCCTTGGCACTGCAGTGAGGCGTAGATGGCACTTCATAGGACTTATGAAAACGGGAGTAGTCCACATGGTAGCGTGCACCCTTCTCAAAGACCACAGGCTCAAAGCGGTGTCCCCACAGGATCTCCTTGGACAAGTAGGAGCTACGGGCTTGAGTGGTCATAGCTGTGGCCTCCACCATTCCCTCCAGGATGACCACAATCTCAAAGTCTTCCTTGAGCAAGTCGGCGCGGCTCAGGTTATACAGAGGACTGTTCTCGTTGATCTCATGGACCACAACCAGTGGCGACACCAGAAACAGACGATCCAGCCCGTCATCATAGCCGACATCAATGTCTGTTTGCTCCAAAGGCAGGTACTCGCCCTCCGCTGTCACGTGTGGCCTAATGAGCTGAGCGCGCACATGAGCTTCAACAATGTGGCTCTTTCGCATGTTCCCCAGGCGCCACATGAGGCACAGCTTACCGTCTCTTAAAGCAATGACAGCATAATGCGAAAACAGTAAGGTCTGTGCCCGCTTCTTGGGCCGCACCATCTTTGCCATGATTGTGCCAATCATGAAAGAGTCAATAATGCAGCCCACAATCGACTGGACCACAACGGTCGCAACAGCAACTGGGCACTCTTCAGTGACACACCGGAAACCATATCCAATAGTGGTCTGAGTCTCTATGGAGAAGAGGAATGCCCCAATGAACCCCTGGATGTGGAGAATACATGGCCGCCATTCGCTTTCTCCATTGCTTCGAGTATCCCCTTCCTTCAAAGGAATGTGAAGATTAAAGTCTCCATGAATTAGTGCCACTCCCCAGAAGACCACACCAAACAACAACCAAGAAAGAAGGAAAGTAGTGGTAAATATGAGCAGAAGATAACGCCAGCGTATGTCCACACAGGTAGTGAAAATGTCAGCCAGGTATCGTCGTGGCTTATCCTCCATGTTGTTGAATACCACATTGCACTGGCCATTCTTCTTCACAAAGCGGCTGCGCAGGCGGCCGGTGCCCAGATCAAGGCCTAGATGACATGAAGGTGAGGCTCGGCAGCTGCTGTGGATGATTGGCTCATTTGTCACTCTCAAAGACAAAGCTCCTCTTCCCTCATCCCCTCCAGgacactctcctcctccttcttcaccACGCATGCAGGTTCCTGACAGTGTCTGCTGATTTAGAGGACTGTGGCCATTGTGGAGGCCCAGGCTGGAGATCTTCAGGACATCTTCATCTGTGGCAACGATGCTGTATCTGGAAGAACAGAGGGTGGAAAATTAGTCCAGGAGAACTGACAGTTACACATGATAAAAAGGTGGCTACTGTTACAACCACTGTCAAACACTTTGCTCTTTCCAGTGACTTAAGGAAAACATGTAAGATTGGCAGTTGTGGCCAGCAAATTGCTTTTACCTATTGACCCGCACCGCCCCCATGGCACCGGTGATCATCAGGCTGTGTCTGCGAGGGCAGTAATGTAGGTTGGGGCGGGCAGTTCCAACCATTAAAGTTCTGTTGCTGGACAGGGAGGCAGTATGAGCTCAGGTCTGACTCGCATACGTTATCAGCGCTGCTTTCTCATGATACATTTTCTGTGAACAAAGAAGACaagaaatagattttctttaataatttCAAAGGTAGAGGTAGACAAAGTATAAATGTTTTAGAAAGATAGTTCATTCCTATGTCCCAAAAAAAGCAATAAGCTTAAAAG harbors:
- the LOC134864047 gene encoding ATP-sensitive inward rectifier potassium channel 12-like translates to MVGTARPNLHYCPRRHSLMITGAMGAVRVNRYSIVATDEDVLKISSLGLHNGHSPLNQQTLSGTCMRGEEGGGECPGGDEGRGALSLRVTNEPIIHSSCRASPSCHLGLDLGTGRLRSRFVKKNGQCNVVFNNMEDKPRRYLADIFTTCVDIRWRYLLLIFTTTFLLSWLLFGVVFWGVALIHGDFNLHIPLKEGDTRSNGESEWRPCILHIQGFIGAFLFSIETQTTIGYGFRCVTEECPVAVATVVVQSIVGCIIDSFMIGTIMAKMVRPKKRAQTLLFSHYAVIALRDGKLCLMWRLGNMRKSHIVEAHVRAQLIRPHVTAEGEYLPLEQTDIDVGYDDGLDRLFLVSPLVVVHEINENSPLYNLSRADLLKEDFEIVVILEGMVEATAMTTQARSSYLSKEILWGHRFEPVVFEKGARYHVDYSRFHKSYEVPSTPHCSAKELSQMKGRGGQSSSSSSSYSRSPSPFPKRAARHLMGPHSPSAFCYENEVALCCGDDEDEENVKEEAGSLNIRSDREVKMREDIHLGFKETFVEEQKVEMLCVLDTENQISLDRLQPTLPLYISRESGV